The following are encoded together in the Tepidiforma bonchosmolovskayae genome:
- the flgK gene encoding flagellar hook-associated protein FlgK has protein sequence MALSIGLDTAVKALRAHQLAVDVAAHNIANAQTPGFSRQRVLLRPIGLEGAAWSARDSLLGKPGFGVDARDVQRIRDAFIDYQARQALSSRGQHSAFAAPLRNAETIFNDPSDDGISALLARFWAAWHDVVNEPESSAARTALVHATQTFTLRLQAAQSELDLQRRNLNQLVSSAADEINAFAREIAALNLQIKQVELNGDRANDLRDRRDVLLDKLSEVASVQYSEAQTGEVTVYLGSHELVFGATARTIVAGPDPGDPTMTKLTWQNDGFDVVAGGGKLKGILDARDQALPDLQRKLDAFAVGLINGVNTLHRQGYGLDNSTGLDFLQGTGAGDIRLNPVLAANPHRIATAAAPNSPGDASIALQIASLELRPNMVAGAPATHLVTGETLSPGVTLVGLQVAQGLQPGTYTIVENPPSSGTLELQYDGNPIGTYNSANISAPGGTIQFTSGSDVVATLYVAVTGTYTAPQQVADLTAPGNNAIRVEVAPGDFYGNLVSVLGADVNRALGNEQSAGLLVDHLDATRQATHGVNIDEEVTNLQAAQHAYNAAARVITVIDDMLDTLINRTGATR, from the coding sequence ATGGCCCTCTCCATCGGCCTCGATACCGCTGTCAAAGCCCTCCGGGCGCACCAGCTCGCCGTCGACGTCGCCGCCCACAACATCGCCAACGCCCAGACCCCCGGCTTCTCCCGCCAGCGCGTCCTCCTCCGCCCCATCGGCCTCGAAGGCGCCGCCTGGTCCGCCCGCGACAGCCTTCTCGGCAAGCCCGGCTTCGGCGTCGACGCCCGCGACGTCCAGCGTATCCGCGACGCATTCATCGACTACCAGGCCCGCCAGGCGCTCTCCTCCCGCGGCCAGCACTCCGCCTTCGCCGCCCCGCTCCGCAACGCCGAGACCATCTTCAACGACCCTTCCGACGACGGCATCTCCGCCCTCCTCGCCCGTTTCTGGGCCGCCTGGCACGACGTCGTCAACGAACCCGAGTCCTCCGCGGCCCGCACCGCGCTCGTCCACGCCACTCAGACCTTCACCCTCCGGCTCCAGGCCGCGCAGTCCGAACTCGACCTCCAGCGCCGCAACCTCAACCAGCTCGTCTCCTCTGCCGCCGACGAAATCAACGCCTTCGCCCGCGAGATCGCCGCCCTCAACCTCCAGATCAAACAGGTCGAACTCAACGGCGACCGCGCCAACGACCTCCGCGACCGCCGCGACGTCCTCCTCGATAAGCTCTCCGAGGTCGCCAGCGTCCAGTACTCCGAAGCCCAGACCGGCGAAGTCACCGTCTACCTCGGCTCCCACGAACTCGTCTTCGGAGCAACTGCCCGCACCATCGTCGCTGGCCCCGACCCCGGCGACCCGACCATGACGAAGCTCACCTGGCAGAACGACGGCTTCGACGTCGTCGCCGGCGGCGGGAAGCTCAAGGGCATCCTCGATGCCCGCGACCAGGCCCTCCCCGACCTCCAGCGCAAGCTCGACGCTTTCGCCGTCGGCCTCATCAACGGCGTCAACACCCTCCATCGCCAGGGCTACGGCCTCGATAACTCCACCGGGCTCGATTTCCTCCAGGGCACCGGTGCCGGCGATATCCGCCTCAACCCTGTGCTCGCCGCCAACCCCCACAGGATCGCCACCGCTGCCGCCCCGAACTCCCCCGGCGACGCCTCCATCGCCCTCCAGATCGCCAGCCTCGAACTCCGCCCCAACATGGTCGCCGGCGCCCCCGCTACCCACCTCGTCACCGGCGAAACCCTCAGCCCCGGCGTCACCCTCGTCGGCCTCCAGGTCGCTCAGGGCCTCCAGCCCGGCACCTACACCATCGTCGAAAACCCGCCTTCCTCAGGTACGCTCGAACTCCAGTACGACGGCAACCCCATCGGCACCTACAACAGCGCCAACATCTCTGCGCCCGGCGGAACCATCCAGTTCACCAGCGGCTCCGACGTCGTCGCGACCCTCTACGTCGCCGTCACCGGCACCTACACCGCTCCCCAGCAGGTCGCCGACCTCACCGCCCCCGGCAACAACGCCATCCGCGTAGAAGTCGCCCCCGGCGACTTCTACGGCAACCTCGTTTCCGTCCTCGGGGCCGATGTCAACCGCGCCCTCGGCAACGAACAATCTGCCGGCCTCCTCGTCGACCACCTCGACGCAACGCGCCAGGCAACCCACGGCGTCAACATCGACGAGGAAGTCACGAACCTCCAGGCCGCCCAGCACGCCTACAACGCCGCCGCCCGCGTCATCACCGTCATCGACGACATGCTCGATACCCTCATCAACCGCACCGGCGCCACGAGGTAG
- a CDS encoding flagellar protein FlgN, translated as MSTAALGRILDLLAEEERLLGELITLAREKQQALIASEYPRIEAVSHRMLETVRQVETREAERMKLLGTLAAPCETLDDLVALAEDHGVTGFEVARDRLLERARELREAQEANARLVLGAIRLRDRWAAILSGHLAPTYGPAGQTTLQEGSGFVSRSA; from the coding sequence GTGAGCACTGCCGCCCTCGGCCGCATCCTCGACCTCCTGGCCGAGGAGGAGCGCCTGCTCGGCGAGCTCATCACGCTCGCCCGCGAAAAGCAGCAGGCGCTCATCGCCTCCGAGTACCCGCGTATCGAAGCCGTCAGCCACCGGATGCTCGAAACCGTCCGCCAGGTCGAAACCCGCGAAGCCGAGCGGATGAAGCTCCTTGGAACGCTGGCCGCCCCCTGCGAAACCCTCGATGACCTCGTAGCCCTTGCCGAGGACCACGGTGTGACCGGCTTCGAAGTAGCCCGCGACCGCCTCCTCGAGCGCGCCCGCGAACTGCGCGAGGCCCAGGAAGCCAACGCCCGCCTCGTCCTCGGCGCCATCCGCCTCCGCGACCGCTGGGCCGCGATCCTCTCCGGCCACCTCGCCCCGACCTACGGGCCCGCCGGCCAGACCACCCTCCAGGAAGGCAGCGGCTTCGTCTCGCGAAGCGCCTAG
- the flgM gene encoding flagellar biosynthesis anti-sigma factor FlgM, with protein MARIDGLNLGGTHLNPAGGPGAAGQAAQSGSAQGANGARAAHDVLTLSPRGRIVAEAARAVAEARDVRAEKVAALKAAIASGTYSSNAREIAARLLADGIAGDLP; from the coding sequence ATGGCACGCATCGACGGTCTCAACCTCGGCGGAACCCACCTCAACCCTGCCGGCGGCCCCGGCGCCGCCGGCCAGGCCGCACAATCCGGCAGCGCCCAGGGCGCTAACGGCGCGCGCGCCGCCCACGATGTCCTCACCCTCTCGCCCCGCGGCCGCATCGTCGCCGAGGCCGCCCGCGCCGTCGCCGAAGCCCGCGACGTCCGCGCCGAGAAGGTCGCTGCCCTCAAGGCCGCCATCGCCAGCGGAACCTACTCCTCCAACGCCCGCGAAATCGCCGCCCGGCTCCTCGCCGACGGCATCGCCGGGGACCTCCCGTGA
- a CDS encoding flagellar hook-basal body protein, with translation MPTILAAAASGLVHNQDILDTVAHNLANANTSGFKAFRALHQGLPDAAATADSGRLGVAVTTRDLLLTPAAVIASDSPLHAALQDDAFFVIRGEAGEPVYTRYGGFLLDGKGTLVDFAGRIVPGENGDPIRLPAGWSAAAIDSNGVVSALDENGERQELGRIRVARFANPQGLEALGDGLYRPTANSGEPQVASPGDEGFAPLRPGTLESSNVDVAQEFVSMIVAQRAYSACAKTFAVGDAMLELATRITR, from the coding sequence ATGCCCACCATCCTCGCCGCAGCCGCCAGCGGCCTCGTGCACAACCAGGACATCCTCGATACCGTCGCCCACAACCTCGCCAACGCCAACACCAGCGGCTTCAAGGCCTTCCGTGCCCTCCACCAGGGCCTGCCCGATGCCGCCGCCACCGCTGACAGCGGCCGCCTCGGCGTGGCCGTCACCACCCGCGACCTCCTCCTCACCCCCGCCGCGGTCATCGCCAGCGATTCGCCCCTCCACGCGGCCCTCCAGGACGACGCCTTCTTTGTCATCCGCGGCGAAGCCGGCGAACCGGTCTACACCCGCTACGGCGGCTTCCTCCTCGACGGCAAAGGCACCCTCGTCGATTTCGCCGGCCGCATCGTCCCCGGCGAAAACGGGGACCCGATCCGCCTCCCTGCCGGCTGGTCCGCCGCCGCCATCGACAGCAACGGCGTCGTCTCCGCCCTCGACGAAAACGGCGAGCGCCAGGAGCTCGGCCGCATCCGCGTGGCACGGTTTGCCAACCCCCAGGGCCTCGAAGCGCTCGGCGACGGCCTCTACCGCCCGACCGCGAACAGCGGCGAACCGCAGGTCGCGTCACCCGGGGATGAGGGTTTTGCCCCATTGCGGCCCGGCACGCTCGAAAGCTCCAATGTGGACGTGGCCCAGGAATTCGTCAGCATGATCGTCGCCCAGCGCGCCTACAGCGCCTGCGCAAAGACCTTCGCCGTTGGCGACGCCATGCTGGAGCTCGCCACCCGCATCACCCGCTAG
- a CDS encoding flagellar hook-basal body protein: MIKGLYSAFTAMEAAWRYQDVLANNIANANTVGFKREIASLAPLGDVPIAQQAPVPAPLSARIQAVVGQVGTGKFVADFVTDFQQGMLRQTGLELDLALSAGFFTIRDEAGNVFYTRDGRFQRDAAGSLVTSAGYYVLGDDGQPITLPPGPVTITADGTIQDENGAEVARLRIRDFAPLQLARAGEAYFRPVDDAEGVPPADPGLRQGFLESSNANLVEELTSLLAVQRVYQASQAVLARLDTTLDQASGELGRL, encoded by the coding sequence ATGATCAAGGGCCTCTACTCCGCCTTCACCGCCATGGAAGCCGCCTGGCGCTACCAGGATGTCCTCGCCAACAACATCGCCAACGCCAATACGGTCGGCTTCAAGCGCGAAATCGCCTCCCTCGCACCCCTCGGCGACGTCCCCATCGCCCAGCAGGCGCCTGTCCCCGCGCCCCTCTCCGCCCGCATCCAGGCGGTCGTCGGCCAGGTCGGCACCGGCAAGTTCGTCGCCGACTTTGTCACCGACTTCCAGCAGGGCATGCTCCGCCAGACCGGCCTCGAACTCGACCTCGCCCTCTCCGCCGGCTTCTTCACCATCCGCGACGAGGCCGGCAACGTCTTCTACACCCGCGACGGCCGTTTCCAGCGCGACGCCGCCGGCAGCCTCGTCACCTCGGCCGGCTACTACGTCCTCGGTGACGACGGCCAGCCCATCACCCTGCCGCCCGGGCCCGTGACCATCACCGCCGACGGCACGATCCAGGACGAGAACGGCGCCGAAGTGGCCCGCCTCCGCATCCGTGACTTCGCCCCCCTTCAGCTCGCCCGCGCCGGCGAAGCCTACTTCCGCCCCGTCGACGATGCGGAGGGCGTGCCGCCCGCCGACCCCGGCCTCCGCCAGGGCTTCCTCGAATCCTCGAACGCCAACCTCGTCGAAGAGCTGACCTCGCTCCTCGCCGTCCAGCGCGTCTACCAGGCCAGCCAGGCCGTCCTCGCCCGCCTCGATACCACGCTCGACCAGGCCTCCGGCGAGCTTGGCCGCCTCTAA